In Blattabacterium cuenoti, the following proteins share a genomic window:
- a CDS encoding N5-glutamine methyltransferase family protein → MVYINVFYHCFKKQLNPLYSEKELDNIFFLLITHILKCDKVTVLFLLNKKKKISFLVYKELMKKLWELKNNRPIQYVIEHAYFFGMKFIVNEKVFIPRPETEELVHWILQENYNKDPYKDNYVQIFDIGTGSGCVAITLKKRNPKIGHIYAIDYSNEIISIAKKNKRLHNVIIYLMKLDVLNDLISYCPKTKNNSISIVVSNPPYIRLSEKKILHPNIIQYEPYRALFVPNHDPLVFYKKISFWIKKRFNGIVYIYFEINQFIYLDVLNFLRNIGFFNIEIKKDYQGIFRMIRAIYYGKK, encoded by the coding sequence ATGGTTTACATAAATGTATTTTATCATTGTTTTAAAAAACAACTTAATCCCTTATATTCTGAAAAAGAACTAGATAATATTTTTTTTTTACTAATAACTCACATATTAAAATGTGATAAAGTAACTGTACTTTTCTTACTAAATAAAAAGAAGAAAATAAGTTTTCTTGTCTATAAAGAACTAATGAAAAAATTATGGGAATTAAAAAATAATAGACCTATTCAATATGTAATAGAACATGCTTATTTTTTTGGAATGAAATTCATAGTAAACGAAAAAGTTTTTATTCCAAGACCAGAAACAGAAGAATTAGTACATTGGATATTACAAGAAAACTATAATAAGGACCCTTATAAGGATAATTATGTTCAAATATTTGATATAGGAACAGGAAGTGGATGTGTAGCAATTACTTTAAAGAAGAGAAACCCTAAAATAGGACATATATATGCAATAGATTATTCTAATGAAATAATTTCCATAGCCAAAAAAAATAAGAGATTACATAATGTTATCATTTATTTAATGAAATTAGACGTTTTAAATGATTTAATTTCCTATTGTCCAAAAACTAAAAATAATTCTATTAGTATTGTAGTTAGTAATCCTCCTTATATAAGATTATCTGAAAAAAAAATCTTACATCCAAACATTATTCAGTACGAACCTTATAGAGCGTTATTCGTTCCTAATCATGATCCTCTAGTTTTTTACAAAAAAATTTCTTTTTGGATAAAAAAAAGATTTAATGGAATCGTATATATTTATTTTGAGATAAATCAATTCATCTATTTGGATGTTCTTAATTTCCTAAGAAATATAGGTTTTTTTAATATAGAAATAAAAAAAGATTATCAAGGGATATTCCGAATGATTCGTGCAATATACTATGGAAAAAAATAA
- the ligA gene encoding NAD-dependent DNA ligase LigA — protein MKMKKKIITEKINQLRKELANHNYKYYVLDHPDISDFIFDKKLRELSFLEKKYPELYDHNSPSIKIGAEIHKIDYSSIYYHKYKMYSLKNVYSKKELIIWLNKINKSINFNTSFVCEPKYDGVSISLIYQNGSLTHAVTRGDGEKGENVTKNVQTIKSIPLKLIGKNNYPSYLEIRGEIFLSVKNLLKINERRIKIGKTPYNNPRNTASGTLKIHDYKEVAKRELDCVAFNASGKNLPFHTQYEALKAINNWGFMTPETTRFCKNVDDVIHFIDFWEVYRKKRPYQTDGIVIKVNEYQKQYVLGYTNKYPRWAIAYKFKQKPSETKLLNLTFQVGRTGIITPVANVAPVSISGTIVKRVTLYNNNFIKKNGIYYGDTLFLEKGGDIIPKMTKINFEKRSNKASPIFFLKKCPSCNDTLIKINELYYCINKNCPSKRIRKIIHFVSDKAMNIRNIGNKIIKKLYEKGFLYNLYDLYKLKKKYLFQIDRIKEKLADNILNNIEESKKKPYHRVLHALGIHHVGEDVSKKLIENFPDIHSLMNASYENLISIPGIGKKISQSIITYFSIQENKHTINMLIKYGLNFKSSKEKKYFYFFDGKSFVFTGKMDSMTRNKAKSIIESLGGRVYNTVNNKVNFIIVGKNFGSKLEKSMNKNTIKILTEDLFLYMIKNHE, from the coding sequence ATGAAAATGAAGAAAAAAATAATAACAGAAAAAATAAATCAACTTAGAAAAGAATTAGCTAATCATAATTATAAATATTATGTATTAGATCATCCAGATATATCTGATTTTATTTTCGATAAAAAATTAAGAGAATTATCTTTTTTAGAAAAAAAATATCCTGAATTATATGATCATAACTCTCCAAGTATTAAAATCGGAGCAGAAATTCATAAAATAGATTATTCTTCTATTTACTATCATAAATATAAAATGTATTCTCTTAAAAATGTTTACTCCAAAAAAGAATTAATAATTTGGTTAAATAAAATAAATAAATCAATAAATTTTAATACATCCTTTGTATGTGAACCAAAATATGATGGAGTTTCTATAAGTTTGATTTATCAAAACGGTAGTTTAACCCATGCAGTTACTCGTGGAGACGGAGAAAAAGGAGAAAATGTCACAAAAAATGTACAAACGATAAAATCTATCCCATTAAAATTAATAGGAAAAAATAACTATCCTTCGTACCTTGAAATACGTGGTGAAATATTTTTATCTGTAAAAAATTTATTAAAAATAAATGAAAGACGTATAAAAATAGGAAAAACTCCTTATAATAATCCAAGAAACACTGCTAGTGGGACTCTTAAAATTCATGATTACAAAGAAGTAGCTAAAAGAGAATTAGATTGTGTAGCATTTAATGCTTCAGGAAAAAATTTACCTTTCCATACCCAATATGAAGCTTTAAAAGCTATTAATAATTGGGGTTTTATGACTCCAGAAACAACACGTTTTTGTAAAAATGTAGACGATGTTATCCACTTTATAGACTTTTGGGAAGTTTATAGAAAAAAAAGACCTTATCAAACAGATGGAATAGTTATAAAAGTAAATGAATATCAAAAACAATATGTTTTAGGTTATACCAACAAATATCCACGTTGGGCCATAGCTTATAAATTCAAACAAAAACCATCAGAAACAAAATTATTAAACCTTACTTTTCAAGTAGGAAGAACAGGAATTATTACTCCTGTAGCTAATGTTGCCCCTGTATCAATTTCTGGAACAATCGTAAAAAGAGTAACGCTTTATAATAATAACTTCATCAAAAAAAATGGAATTTATTACGGAGATACTCTTTTCTTGGAAAAAGGAGGTGATATTATTCCAAAAATGACAAAAATAAATTTTGAAAAAAGATCAAATAAGGCTTCTCCCATATTTTTCTTGAAAAAATGTCCATCATGTAATGATACTTTAATAAAAATAAATGAATTATACTACTGTATTAATAAAAATTGCCCTTCTAAAAGAATAAGAAAAATAATACACTTTGTAAGTGATAAAGCAATGAATATACGAAATATTGGAAATAAAATAATAAAAAAATTATACGAAAAGGGTTTTTTATATAATCTATATGATTTATATAAATTGAAAAAAAAATATCTATTTCAAATAGATAGAATAAAAGAAAAATTAGCTGATAACATATTAAACAATATAGAAGAATCGAAAAAAAAACCTTATCATAGAGTTCTTCACGCTTTAGGAATCCATCATGTAGGAGAAGATGTTTCAAAAAAATTAATAGAAAATTTTCCAGATATACATTCTTTAATGAATGCTAGTTATGAAAATTTAATTTCTATTCCAGGTATAGGAAAAAAAATTTCACAAAGTATCATCACTTATTTTTCAATTCAAGAAAATAAACATACGATTAATATGCTCATAAAATATGGTTTAAATTTTAAATCTTCTAAAGAAAAAAAATATTTCTATTTTTTTGATGGAAAATCTTTTGTATTTACAGGAAAAATGGATTCTATGACTAGAAATAAAGCAAAGAGCATCATAGAATCATTAGGAGGTAGAGTGTATAACACTGTAAATAATAAGGTTAATTTTATAATAGTTGGAAAAAATTTTGGTTCTAAGTTGGAAAAGAGTATGAATAAAAATACTATTAAAATTTTAACAGAAGATCTTTTTTTATACATGATTAAAAATCATGAATAA
- the lon gene encoding endopeptidase La → MLLKNIFTESGFESEAEFIPLMSQDEEDQLLKDDIPKQLCILTVRNMVLYSGIVFPIIAGKSGSIQLLQDAYGLDKTVGVLTQKNSGIENISEKDLYSIGTVAKILKLLKMPDGNTTVILQGKRRFKVNRFIQNDPYFKAEIVALEEKKPSCKDKEYLALVESIKEIAIKIIQDNPNIPSEASIAIRNIESPSFLINFVAANMNLATRDKQKLLEYDDLKKRAMETLRFLNVEHQQIKLKNDIQSRVRSDMDQQQREYFLHQQIKAIQEELGDISYEKEIDEMRAKASRKKWPKEAKKQFDRELLKMQRTNPQMPEYTVQRNYLELMIDLPWGRYSKDSFDLEYAQKILDRDHYGLEKVKERIIEYLAVLKLRGDMRSPILCFYGPPGVGKTSLGRSIATALKRKYVRISLGGLHDESEIRGHRRTYIGAMPGRLLQSIRKVGTSNPVFVIDEIDKMSLGANGDPSSAMLEVLDPEQNTSFYDNFLEMGYDLSKVLFIATANSLSHIQPALIDRMEIIEMNGYTVEEKTQIVKKHILPKQLKDNGLKKSNLILGNKQIEKVIESYTRESGLRTLEKHIAKLARYVAKHIAMNKKYVKKLSIEKIENILGVPNDPDRYEENNVPGVVTGLAWTNFGGDILYIESSLSNGKGNLSITGNLGEIMKESATIALQYIKSHYKEFNIDPKMFEEKNVHVHVPEGAVPKDGPSAGITMLTSLVSSYTKRKLKPNIAMTGEITLRGKVLPVGGIKEKILAAKRANIKEIILSKDNKKDVEEIKQEHLIGLTFDYVRDMNDVIHLSLL, encoded by the coding sequence ATGTTACTAAAAAATATATTTACCGAATCTGGATTCGAGTCTGAAGCTGAATTTATTCCTTTAATGAGTCAAGATGAAGAGGATCAGCTTCTTAAAGACGATATTCCAAAACAATTATGTATTCTAACAGTAAGGAATATGGTCTTGTATTCTGGAATTGTTTTTCCAATTATAGCGGGAAAAAGCGGATCAATACAACTGTTACAAGATGCTTATGGATTAGATAAAACAGTTGGAGTTTTAACACAGAAAAATTCTGGTATAGAAAATATAAGTGAAAAAGATTTATACTCTATCGGAACTGTTGCTAAAATATTAAAATTATTGAAAATGCCTGATGGAAACACAACCGTTATTCTTCAAGGAAAAAGAAGATTCAAAGTAAATCGTTTTATTCAAAATGATCCATATTTTAAAGCAGAAATTGTTGCCTTAGAAGAAAAGAAGCCATCTTGTAAGGATAAAGAATATCTTGCTTTAGTAGAATCTATAAAGGAAATAGCTATAAAAATTATTCAGGATAATCCCAATATTCCATCGGAAGCAAGTATAGCAATTCGTAATATTGAAAGTCCATCTTTTTTAATAAACTTTGTAGCAGCTAATATGAATTTAGCAACCAGAGATAAACAAAAACTACTGGAATATGATGATTTAAAAAAAAGAGCAATGGAAACATTACGTTTTCTTAACGTTGAACATCAACAAATTAAATTAAAAAATGATATTCAATCTCGTGTTCGAAGTGATATGGATCAACAACAAAGAGAATATTTTTTACATCAACAAATTAAAGCTATACAAGAGGAATTAGGAGATATCTCTTATGAGAAAGAGATTGATGAAATGCGCGCTAAAGCTTCTAGAAAAAAGTGGCCTAAAGAAGCAAAAAAACAGTTTGATAGAGAACTACTAAAAATGCAAAGAACTAATCCTCAAATGCCAGAATATACCGTACAGAGAAATTATCTAGAATTGATGATAGATCTCCCTTGGGGTAGGTATTCAAAAGATAGTTTTGATTTAGAGTACGCTCAAAAAATATTAGATAGAGATCATTATGGATTAGAAAAAGTAAAAGAACGTATTATAGAATATTTAGCTGTTTTAAAATTGAGAGGAGATATGAGATCTCCTATTCTATGTTTTTACGGGCCTCCTGGCGTAGGAAAGACATCTTTAGGTAGATCTATAGCTACTGCACTTAAAAGAAAATATGTACGTATTTCTTTGGGTGGGTTACATGATGAATCTGAAATACGTGGACATAGAAGAACTTATATTGGCGCTATGCCAGGAAGATTATTGCAATCTATACGAAAAGTAGGAACTTCAAATCCTGTTTTTGTCATTGATGAAATCGATAAAATGAGTTTAGGAGCAAATGGGGATCCTTCTTCTGCTATGTTAGAAGTTTTAGACCCAGAACAGAATACATCATTTTATGATAATTTTTTAGAAATGGGTTACGATTTATCAAAAGTGTTATTTATAGCTACAGCGAATTCACTTTCTCATATACAACCTGCTCTAATAGACAGAATGGAAATAATAGAAATGAATGGATATACAGTTGAAGAAAAAACGCAAATTGTAAAAAAACACATTCTTCCTAAACAATTAAAGGATAACGGATTAAAAAAATCCAATTTAATTCTTGGAAACAAACAAATAGAAAAAGTAATTGAAAGTTATACTAGAGAGTCAGGATTAAGAACTTTAGAAAAACATATTGCAAAATTAGCACGTTATGTTGCTAAACATATTGCTATGAATAAAAAATATGTAAAAAAATTGAGCATAGAAAAAATAGAAAACATTCTTGGTGTTCCAAATGATCCTGATCGTTATGAAGAAAATAATGTACCAGGCGTAGTTACCGGTCTAGCTTGGACTAACTTTGGTGGAGATATTTTATATATAGAATCTAGTTTATCTAATGGAAAAGGAAATTTAAGTATTACTGGAAATTTGGGGGAAATTATGAAGGAATCAGCTACAATTGCTTTACAGTATATCAAATCCCATTACAAAGAATTTAATATCGATCCTAAAATGTTCGAAGAAAAAAATGTACATGTACATGTACCTGAAGGTGCAGTTCCTAAAGATGGACCATCTGCAGGAATAACGATGTTAACTTCTCTAGTATCAAGTTATACTAAAAGAAAACTTAAACCTAATATAGCTATGACTGGAGAAATAACTTTAAGAGGGAAAGTTCTTCCTGTAGGAGGAATAAAAGAAAAAATTTTAGCAGCTAAAAGAGCTAATATTAAAGAAATTATTCTTTCTAAAGATAATAAAAAAGATGTAGAAGAAATTAAGCAAGAACATTTAATAGGATTAACTTTTGATTATGTTAGAGACATGAATGATGTTATTCATTTATCTCTTCTCTAA
- the lysA gene encoding diaminopimelate decarboxylase, which translates to MKELEKISRPVYREQLIQLSNKYGTPLYIYDSYQIKKQYIKMKNAFSCIKNLIINYACKANTNLNILKFLQKLGSGLDTVSIQEVELGLKAGFHPKKIIFTPNCVSIKEIKKAVDFGVRINLDNLSILEQFGEDISDYSVGIRINPHIMAGGNSKISVGHIDSKFGISHYQIPHMKRILNNTGLKIEGIHMHTGSDISDIKSFLEGANILFKIAMDFPDIDYIDFGSGFKVPYKKNDIKTDLISLSNFITEKFQSFCKDYGSKVSLIFEPGKFLVSESGYFLVNVNVIKHTTSTVFAGVDSGFNHFLRPMFYDAYHCIENISNPNGRHRFYTVVGYICESDTFGFNRKIAEIREGDILCIKNAGAYCFSMSSNYNSRYRPSEVMILNGKDFLIRKRETMQDLLRNIIEIQI; encoded by the coding sequence ATGAAAGAATTAGAAAAGATTAGTCGTCCAGTTTATAGAGAACAATTAATACAACTTTCCAATAAATATGGAACACCCCTTTATATATATGATTCTTATCAAATAAAGAAACAATATATAAAGATGAAAAATGCTTTTAGCTGTATAAAAAATTTAATCATTAATTATGCTTGTAAAGCAAATACGAATCTTAACATATTAAAATTTTTACAAAAACTAGGAAGTGGATTAGATACTGTCTCTATTCAAGAAGTAGAATTGGGGTTAAAAGCCGGTTTTCATCCAAAAAAAATTATATTTACACCTAATTGTGTTTCTATTAAAGAAATAAAAAAAGCAGTAGATTTTGGAGTACGAATTAACTTGGATAATTTATCTATTTTAGAACAGTTTGGAGAAGATATTTCTGACTATTCTGTAGGAATTAGAATCAATCCGCATATTATGGCAGGAGGAAATTCAAAAATTTCCGTTGGGCATATTGATTCAAAATTTGGAATATCTCATTATCAAATCCCTCATATGAAAAGAATATTAAATAATACAGGACTCAAAATAGAAGGAATACATATGCATACAGGATCAGATATATCTGATATAAAATCTTTTTTAGAAGGAGCAAATATCTTATTTAAGATAGCTATGGATTTTCCAGACATTGACTATATTGATTTTGGTAGCGGATTTAAAGTTCCATATAAAAAAAATGATATAAAAACGGATCTTATTTCTTTAAGCAATTTTATTACAGAAAAATTTCAATCCTTTTGTAAAGATTACGGAAGTAAAGTTTCTTTAATATTTGAACCTGGAAAATTTTTAGTAAGCGAATCAGGATATTTTTTAGTTAATGTAAATGTAATAAAACATACGACTTCTACTGTGTTTGCTGGAGTTGATTCAGGATTCAATCATTTTCTTCGTCCTATGTTTTATGATGCTTATCACTGTATTGAAAATATTTCTAATCCTAATGGACGTCATCGTTTTTACACAGTTGTAGGATATATCTGCGAATCAGATACTTTTGGTTTCAATAGAAAAATTGCAGAAATCCGTGAAGGTGACATTTTGTGTATTAAAAACGCAGGGGCTTATTGTTTTTCTATGTCTTCTAATTATAATTCTCGTTACAGACCTTCCGAAGTGATGATTCTCAATGGAAAAGATTTTCTGATAAGAAAAAGAGAAACTATGCAAGATCTTCTTAGAAATATAATTGAAATTCAAATATAA